Proteins encoded together in one Bacteroidota bacterium window:
- a CDS encoding protein kinase — MIGTTLSQYKILEKLGEGGMGVVYKAEDTKLDRFVALKFLPPHLKASAQDKARFIQEAKAAAALNHPNVCSIIDIQDREGQMFIVMEFVDGQTLREKKDSISFKQAIDIGIQIADGLSAAHEKGIVHRDIKPDNIMIRKDGIAQIMDFGLAKLRGNVSRLTKEGSTVGTAGYMSPEQVQGQEADHRADIFSLGVLLYELFTGQLPFKGVHETALMYEIVNVDPPPMSAVKPEIDPALDAIVLECLDKDPNERTQSVKQLSIDLKRFKRESSRSRVSRITSARPAYQPPSAGPRGAQQTTAETPALRTSGMPAFLPWIVSAILALGLGGIAFVHFRETPPEIPSITSSILPPNRTVFVNDNDGGHVALSPDGTMLAFAGSDTSGRKTLWLRPLNSGSAQQLTETDGAEYPFWSPDSRFIGFFAGGKLKKIAASGGPPFTLCEAPNGRGGAWNQEGVILFAPRFDNTGIYRVSVNGGEAAALTSLDSSRNETNHRWPLFLPDGKHFIYTTQAKSRSSEYSGALYVASLDGSTNRLLAKISSNMEFDGKRLLYVRQGSLVAQPFDLNKNEFTGDAIPLAEKVEYSIDKSRGLFSISRNGLLAYQAGGEYRRLPVWYDRTGKKLSTVSDRSVSYWGRLSLDGNRMAMDSPDPQAKTNDIWILDLNRGLSTRFTFDRADDILPIWSPDGSRIIFSSDRGGSNSLYIKNSSGTESEQEFLKTDEILYPSSWSGDGRFVLYQSVGLKTNWDLWTVPVEGDRKPVVFLKTEFSEQNGRFSPDSRWVAYESDESGKTEIYVRPFPAGGGKWQVSTNGGRVPMWRQDGKELFFWTTDGAVMSAEVNGSGTTFTVGKTDALFSVPPSVGLITTDVTADGQRFLSFPVVGGQATPPLTLVTNWEKELIKK; from the coding sequence ATGATCGGAACGACTCTATCGCAGTATAAGATCCTCGAGAAGCTCGGCGAAGGCGGGATGGGAGTGGTGTACAAAGCCGAAGACACCAAGCTCGACCGCTTCGTGGCGCTCAAGTTCCTTCCGCCTCACCTCAAGGCGTCGGCGCAGGATAAGGCCCGGTTCATCCAGGAGGCGAAAGCCGCTGCGGCATTGAACCATCCGAACGTCTGCTCCATCATCGACATCCAGGACCGCGAGGGGCAGATGTTCATCGTGATGGAGTTCGTCGACGGCCAGACGCTCCGGGAGAAGAAGGATTCGATCAGCTTCAAGCAGGCGATCGACATCGGAATCCAGATCGCCGACGGACTATCTGCCGCCCACGAAAAAGGCATCGTCCACCGGGACATCAAGCCCGACAACATCATGATCCGGAAAGACGGAATCGCGCAGATCATGGATTTCGGGCTCGCCAAATTGCGGGGAAATGTCTCCCGCCTGACGAAGGAGGGGAGCACCGTCGGCACGGCCGGCTATATGTCCCCCGAGCAGGTACAGGGTCAGGAAGCCGATCACCGCGCGGACATTTTTTCCCTCGGAGTCTTGCTCTACGAGCTCTTCACCGGCCAGCTTCCCTTCAAGGGGGTCCACGAGACGGCACTGATGTACGAGATCGTCAACGTGGATCCGCCGCCCATGTCGGCGGTGAAGCCGGAAATCGATCCGGCGCTCGATGCGATTGTTCTCGAGTGCCTCGACAAGGATCCCAACGAGCGGACGCAGTCGGTCAAACAGCTCTCCATCGATCTGAAGCGCTTCAAGCGGGAGTCGAGCCGCTCGAGAGTGAGCCGGATTACGTCTGCGCGTCCCGCCTACCAGCCGCCATCGGCCGGTCCTCGAGGCGCTCAGCAGACCACAGCGGAAACTCCGGCACTCCGGACGTCGGGGATGCCGGCGTTCCTTCCCTGGATTGTCTCGGCGATCCTGGCGCTCGGGTTGGGGGGCATAGCCTTCGTTCACTTCCGTGAAACACCCCCCGAAATTCCCTCCATCACATCTTCGATCCTTCCGCCGAATCGGACGGTATTCGTCAACGACAACGACGGCGGGCACGTCGCTCTCTCTCCCGACGGGACGATGCTCGCGTTCGCGGGATCGGATACATCCGGCCGGAAAACGCTCTGGCTGCGCCCTCTGAACTCAGGCTCCGCGCAACAGCTCACTGAAACCGATGGGGCAGAATACCCGTTCTGGTCGCCCGACAGCCGGTTCATTGGATTCTTTGCGGGAGGCAAACTCAAGAAGATCGCGGCTTCCGGCGGGCCGCCATTCACTCTCTGCGAAGCGCCCAACGGGCGCGGCGGCGCGTGGAATCAGGAGGGGGTCATCCTCTTTGCGCCGCGGTTCGACAACACAGGAATCTACAGAGTATCCGTCAACGGGGGAGAGGCGGCGGCGCTGACGTCGCTCGACTCCAGCCGCAACGAGACCAATCATCGCTGGCCCCTCTTCTTGCCGGACGGGAAACACTTCATCTACACGACACAGGCGAAGTCGCGTAGCTCGGAATACTCCGGGGCACTGTATGTCGCTTCGCTCGACGGATCGACGAACCGGCTCCTCGCAAAAATCTCGTCCAATATGGAATTCGACGGCAAGCGCCTTCTCTATGTCCGGCAGGGATCGCTGGTGGCACAGCCGTTCGACCTGAACAAGAATGAGTTTACAGGGGATGCAATCCCTCTGGCGGAAAAAGTCGAATATTCGATCGACAAAAGCCGCGGGCTCTTTTCGATCTCCCGGAATGGCCTGCTTGCATATCAGGCGGGGGGCGAGTACCGGCGGCTCCCCGTCTGGTATGACCGGACGGGTAAGAAACTTTCCACCGTCAGTGACCGGTCTGTATCGTACTGGGGCCGGCTCTCCCTCGATGGGAACAGAATGGCCATGGACTCCCCCGATCCCCAGGCGAAGACGAACGATATCTGGATCCTCGACCTGAACAGGGGGTTAAGTACGAGGTTCACCTTCGATCGTGCCGATGACATTCTCCCGATCTGGTCTCCCGACGGGAGCCGTATTATCTTTAGTTCGGACAGAGGGGGAAGTAACAGCCTCTACATCAAGAATTCGAGCGGGACCGAGAGCGAGCAGGAATTCCTCAAGACGGATGAAATCCTCTACCCCAGCAGCTGGAGCGGAGACGGCCGTTTCGTCCTGTACCAATCGGTCGGCTTGAAGACGAACTGGGATCTCTGGACCGTGCCGGTGGAAGGGGACCGGAAGCCGGTTGTGTTCCTGAAAACGGAGTTCAGCGAACAGAACGGACGGTTTTCTCCCGATAGCCGGTGGGTTGCATATGAATCCGACGAGTCGGGAAAGACTGAGATTTATGTGCGGCCGTTCCCTGCGGGCGGAGGGAAGTGGCAGGTATCGACAAACGGAGGGCGAGTTCCCATGTGGCGGCAGGATGGCAAGGAATTGTTTTTCTGGACAACTGACGGCGCCGTCATGAGTGCGGAGGTGAACGGCTCCGGCACGACGTTCACGGTGGGCAAAACGGATGCTCTCTTCAGCGTCCCGCCGAGTGTCGGCTTGATCACGACCGACGTCACCGCGGACGGGCAGCGTTTTCTGTCGTTTCCGGTCGTGGGCGGACAGGCCACGCCTCCGCTCACGCTCGTGACCAATTGGGAAAAGGAGCTTATTAAAAAGTGA